A genomic segment from Necator americanus strain Aroian chromosome III, whole genome shotgun sequence encodes:
- a CDS encoding hypothetical protein (NECATOR_CHRIII.G12245.T1), translating to MIAQKYPKFRAHLIATSLAIGITFLAYGTYKTAMVIKGWMNASPRLQHQEMEDFLYFKEKEARLKSMKSEQ from the exons ATGATAGCTCAAAAATATCCGAAGTTTCGGGCACACCTGATAGCGACTAGTCTAGCTATTGGGATCACATTCCTTGCGTATGGCACATACAAAACTGCAATGGTAATTAAG GGATGGATGAATGCCTCTCCCCGACTTCAGCATCAAGAAATGGAGGATTTCCtgtattttaaggaaaaagaagctcgtctaaaatcaatgaagtcaGAACAGTGA
- a CDS encoding hypothetical protein (NECATOR_CHRIII.G12246.T1), producing the protein MTEEKFDPILFSLAQQMPNGVSDLFDVLFSFLARKTDFYSGAGVEEARHLLLKYFEKHGKEAAEKAAEKRRKREEEERKLAAKRAAQKAKEEQEFKAQENQISNESKIEEISDAEAAEFEKKHGEQRVVSTSEDAEPKKSEEEKVTDDEEDEDKGKLLPNSGNGCDLENYQWTQTLQEVEIRVPFKVGFPLKSRDLEVMVEKSHIRVALKGHPPVIDGASFGEIKTESSAWVLEDKKVVVISFEKMNGMEWWRYLIRGDPEINTRKVQPENSKLSDLDGETRTMVEKMMYDQRQKELGLPTSEEKKKQDILKKFMEQHPEMDFSQAKFS; encoded by the exons ATGACGGAAGAAAAGTTCGATCCTATCCTATTCTCATTGGCGCAGCAAATGCCAAATGGAGTTTCGGATCTATTCGATGTGCTTTTCAGTTTCCTAGCTAG aaaaacagACTTCTATTCCGGAGCTGGAGTGGAAGAAGCACGACATCTGTTGCTAAAGTACTTTGAAAAGCATGGCAAGGAGGCAGCTGAG AAAGCTGccgagaaaagaagaaagagagaggaggaggagcgTAAACTCGCAGCAAAGCGAGCTGCTCAAAAAGCTAAGGAGGAGCAGGAGTTTAAG GCTCAAGAGAACCAAATTAGTAATGAGAGCAAAATCGAAGAGATTTCTGACGCTGAAGCAGCAGAATTCGAGAAGAAACA CGGAGAGCAACGAGTTGTTTCCACCTCAGAAGATGCAGAACCGAAGAAATCTGAGGAGGAGAAAGTAACGGATGATGAAGAAGACGAGGATAAGGGAAAATTACTTCCAAATAGCGGTAATGGTTGTGACTTAGAGAATTATCAGTGGACTCAAACACTACAGGAAGTCGAG ATACGAGTTCCATTCAAAGTTGGTTTCCCTCTTAAGTCACGCGATCTTGAAGTGATGGTGGAGAAGTCTCATATACGCGTGGCTCTGAAAGGACATCCTCCTGTCATCGACGGAGCTTCATTTGGAGAG atTAAAACTGAATCATCTGCTTGGGTTCTTGAGGACAAGAAAGTTGTTGTAATTTCATTTGAGAAG ATGAATGGAATGGAATGGTGGAGATATCTGATCCGAGGTGATCCAGAAATCAATACAAGGAAGGTTCAACCAGAGAACTCCAAATTGTCGGACTTGGACGGTGAAACCAGGACCATg GTGGAAAAGATGATGTATGACCAGCGCCAAAAAGAACTTGGTTTACCAACCagcgaagagaagaaaaagcaggatattttgaaaaa gttcaTGGAGCAACATCCGGAAATGGACTTTTCACAAgcgaaattttcttaa
- a CDS encoding hypothetical protein (NECATOR_CHRIII.G12247.T2), whose amino-acid sequence MNDFLKLLESILVCVSLTYPATTMASKSGVFIVGAKRTAFGTFGGKLKNHSATDLGVIATVAALKHANVKADDIDHVIFGNVVASSRDGIYLTRHIGLKSGVPQSVGALTVNRLCGSGFQAVVNAAQQIKLGESKLVVAGGTENMTQVPFAVRNIRFGTALGMKYEFEDMLWESLSDTYAKLAMGQTAEKLGAQYKVSRKDADEFALRSQQLWKKAQDAGFYKAEIEPMTVKGRKGEETFDVDEHPRPGTTMESLTKLKPVFQKDGLINAGNASGISDGAAAMVIAGEETLNEHSLKPLARVVSYAAVGCDPTIMGIGPVPAIRQVLAQTGLKIDDIDLFEVNEAFAPQALAVQRELGLPMEKLNLNGGAIALGHPLGASGARISVHLVHELKRRNLKYAIGSACIGGGQGIAILFENVQ is encoded by the exons ATGAATGATTTCCTCAAATTACTGGAATCGATCCTGGTGTGCGT CTCACTAACCTATCCAGCGACGACGATGGCATCAAAATCAG GAGTCTTCATCGTTGGTGCAAAACGAACAGCATTTGGTACATTTGGTGGGAAACTGAAGAATCATTCTGCCACAGATCTTGGCGTGATCGCCACCGTTGCTGCATTGAAACACGCCAACGTAAAAGCGGATGACATTGACCACGTGATCTttg GAAACGTCGTGGCAAGCTCCAGAGATGGGATCTATCTTACACGACATATTGGATTAAAAAGTGGTGTTCCTCAAAGCGTTGGCGCTCTAACGGTTAATCGACTTTGCGGTTCAGGTTTTCAGGCCGTTGTCAATGCTGCTCAG caaaTCAAACTCGGAGAGTCGAAGCTCGTTGTTGCTGGAGGTACCGAAAACATGACACAAGTCCCATTCGCAGTGAGAAACATCCGATTTGGTACTGCTTTAGGGATGAAGTATGAA tTCGAAGATATGTTGTGGGAGTCTCTTAGTGATACCTACGCAAAATTAGCCATGGGACAGACAGCAGAGAAACTTGGAGCTCAGTATAAG GTTTCACGGAAAGATGCTGATGAGTTTGCTCTGCGCTCCCAACAGCTCTGGAAGAAAGCTCAAGATGCAGGATTCTACAAAGCAGAAATTGAACCAATGACAGTGAAGGGGAGAAAAGGAGAGGAGACATTTGAT GTGGATGAACATCCGAGACCTGGAACTACAATGGAATCCTTAACAAAACTGAAACCTGTATTCCAGAAAGACGGTCTTATAAACGCTGGAAACGCGTCT GGTATAAGTGATGGCGCTGCTGCAATGGTGATCGCTGGAGAAGAAACATTGAACGAACATAGTTTGAAACCACTTGCTCGAGTCGTGTCCTATGCTGCCGTCG GTTGTGATCCTACCATCATGGGTATTGGTCCTGTTCCCGCTATCCGTCAAGTCCTTGCCCAAACCGGTTTAAAGATAGATGATATTGATCTTTTTGAG GTCAACGAAGCGTTTGCTCCTCAAGCTTTGGCTGTACAACGTGAGCTTGGTCTTCCGATGGAGAAGTTGAATCTGAACGGTGGCGCCATTGCTCTCGGTCACCCTCTTGGAGCATCTGGAGCTCGAATCAGTGTGCATCTCGTTCACGAGCTTAA GAGACGCAACTTGAAGTATGCCATAGGATCAGCGTGTATCGGAGGAGGTCAAGGTATTGCTATACTTTTCGAGAATGTCCAATAA
- a CDS encoding hypothetical protein (NECATOR_CHRIII.G12247.T3), translating into MAAARSLRTRSSVCWSHPLYWILLYVDIILIVQFLLVVIVLFHTISSLTYPATTMASKSGVFIVGAKRTAFGTFGGKLKNHSATDLGVIATVAALKHANVKADDIDHVIFGNVVASSRDGIYLTRHIGLKSGVPQSVGALTVNRLCGSGFQAVVNAAQQIKLGESKLVVAGGTENMTQVPFAVRNIRFGTALGMKYEFEDMLWESLSDTYAKLAMGQTAEKLGAQYKVSRKDADEFALRSQQLWKKAQDAGFYKAEIEPMTVKGRKGEETFDVDEHPRPGTTMESLTKLKPVFQKDGLINAGNASGISDGAAAMVIAGEETLNEHSLKPLARVVSYAAVGCDPTIMGIGPVPAIRQVLAQTGLKIDDIDLFEVNEAFAPQALAVQRELGLPMEKLNLNGGAIALGHPLGASGARISVHLVHELKRRNLKYAIGSACIGGGQGIAILFENVQ; encoded by the exons ATGGCCGCTGCTCGGTCATTACGCACACGTTCGAGCGTTTGTTGGTCACACCCCCTCTACTGGATATTATTATACGTCGATATTATATTAATAGTACAATTTTTACtagtagtaatagtattaTTCCATACCATAAG CTCACTAACCTATCCAGCGACGACGATGGCATCAAAATCAG GAGTCTTCATCGTTGGTGCAAAACGAACAGCATTTGGTACATTTGGTGGGAAACTGAAGAATCATTCTGCCACAGATCTTGGCGTGATCGCCACCGTTGCTGCATTGAAACACGCCAACGTAAAAGCGGATGACATTGACCACGTGATCTttg GAAACGTCGTGGCAAGCTCCAGAGATGGGATCTATCTTACACGACATATTGGATTAAAAAGTGGTGTTCCTCAAAGCGTTGGCGCTCTAACGGTTAATCGACTTTGCGGTTCAGGTTTTCAGGCCGTTGTCAATGCTGCTCAG caaaTCAAACTCGGAGAGTCGAAGCTCGTTGTTGCTGGAGGTACCGAAAACATGACACAAGTCCCATTCGCAGTGAGAAACATCCGATTTGGTACTGCTTTAGGGATGAAGTATGAA tTCGAAGATATGTTGTGGGAGTCTCTTAGTGATACCTACGCAAAATTAGCCATGGGACAGACAGCAGAGAAACTTGGAGCTCAGTATAAG GTTTCACGGAAAGATGCTGATGAGTTTGCTCTGCGCTCCCAACAGCTCTGGAAGAAAGCTCAAGATGCAGGATTCTACAAAGCAGAAATTGAACCAATGACAGTGAAGGGGAGAAAAGGAGAGGAGACATTTGAT GTGGATGAACATCCGAGACCTGGAACTACAATGGAATCCTTAACAAAACTGAAACCTGTATTCCAGAAAGACGGTCTTATAAACGCTGGAAACGCGTCT GGTATAAGTGATGGCGCTGCTGCAATGGTGATCGCTGGAGAAGAAACATTGAACGAACATAGTTTGAAACCACTTGCTCGAGTCGTGTCCTATGCTGCCGTCG GTTGTGATCCTACCATCATGGGTATTGGTCCTGTTCCCGCTATCCGTCAAGTCCTTGCCCAAACCGGTTTAAAGATAGATGATATTGATCTTTTTGAG GTCAACGAAGCGTTTGCTCCTCAAGCTTTGGCTGTACAACGTGAGCTTGGTCTTCCGATGGAGAAGTTGAATCTGAACGGTGGCGCCATTGCTCTCGGTCACCCTCTTGGAGCATCTGGAGCTCGAATCAGTGTGCATCTCGTTCACGAGCTTAA GAGACGCAACTTGAAGTATGCCATAGGATCAGCGTGTATCGGAGGAGGTCAAGGTATTGCTATACTTTTCGAGAATGTCCAATAA
- a CDS encoding hypothetical protein (NECATOR_CHRIII.G12247.T1): protein MASKSGVFIVGAKRTAFGTFGGKLKNHSATDLGVIATVAALKHANVKADDIDHVIFGNVVASSRDGIYLTRHIGLKSGVPQSVGALTVNRLCGSGFQAVVNAAQQIKLGESKLVVAGGTENMTQVPFAVRNIRFGTALGMKYEFEDMLWESLSDTYAKLAMGQTAEKLGAQYKVSRKDADEFALRSQQLWKKAQDAGFYKAEIEPMTVKGRKGEETFDVDEHPRPGTTMESLTKLKPVFQKDGLINAGNASGISDGAAAMVIAGEETLNEHSLKPLARVVSYAAVGCDPTIMGIGPVPAIRQVLAQTGLKIDDIDLFEVNEAFAPQALAVQRELGLPMEKLNLNGGAIALGHPLGASGARISVHLVHELKRRNLKYAIGSACIGGGQGIAILFENVQ, encoded by the exons ATGGCATCAAAATCAG GAGTCTTCATCGTTGGTGCAAAACGAACAGCATTTGGTACATTTGGTGGGAAACTGAAGAATCATTCTGCCACAGATCTTGGCGTGATCGCCACCGTTGCTGCATTGAAACACGCCAACGTAAAAGCGGATGACATTGACCACGTGATCTttg GAAACGTCGTGGCAAGCTCCAGAGATGGGATCTATCTTACACGACATATTGGATTAAAAAGTGGTGTTCCTCAAAGCGTTGGCGCTCTAACGGTTAATCGACTTTGCGGTTCAGGTTTTCAGGCCGTTGTCAATGCTGCTCAG caaaTCAAACTCGGAGAGTCGAAGCTCGTTGTTGCTGGAGGTACCGAAAACATGACACAAGTCCCATTCGCAGTGAGAAACATCCGATTTGGTACTGCTTTAGGGATGAAGTATGAA tTCGAAGATATGTTGTGGGAGTCTCTTAGTGATACCTACGCAAAATTAGCCATGGGACAGACAGCAGAGAAACTTGGAGCTCAGTATAAG GTTTCACGGAAAGATGCTGATGAGTTTGCTCTGCGCTCCCAACAGCTCTGGAAGAAAGCTCAAGATGCAGGATTCTACAAAGCAGAAATTGAACCAATGACAGTGAAGGGGAGAAAAGGAGAGGAGACATTTGAT GTGGATGAACATCCGAGACCTGGAACTACAATGGAATCCTTAACAAAACTGAAACCTGTATTCCAGAAAGACGGTCTTATAAACGCTGGAAACGCGTCT GGTATAAGTGATGGCGCTGCTGCAATGGTGATCGCTGGAGAAGAAACATTGAACGAACATAGTTTGAAACCACTTGCTCGAGTCGTGTCCTATGCTGCCGTCG GTTGTGATCCTACCATCATGGGTATTGGTCCTGTTCCCGCTATCCGTCAAGTCCTTGCCCAAACCGGTTTAAAGATAGATGATATTGATCTTTTTGAG GTCAACGAAGCGTTTGCTCCTCAAGCTTTGGCTGTACAACGTGAGCTTGGTCTTCCGATGGAGAAGTTGAATCTGAACGGTGGCGCCATTGCTCTCGGTCACCCTCTTGGAGCATCTGGAGCTCGAATCAGTGTGCATCTCGTTCACGAGCTTAA GAGACGCAACTTGAAGTATGCCATAGGATCAGCGTGTATCGGAGGAGGTCAAGGTATTGCTATACTTTTCGAGAATGTCCAATAA